Genomic segment of Oncorhynchus keta strain PuntledgeMale-10-30-2019 chromosome 5, Oket_V2, whole genome shotgun sequence:
GTGGACGCAGTTCACGCACCAACCCGCTAAATTTTGCACCAGTCCGCTCTTTGTTGAACACAGATTGATGCTCAATAGATCTCATTATTAGgcctacatttattttatttcattatAACACATTTAATGTAACCAATGATTTCACTATCTGTACCACAACGTTTAATGTAAGGTTACTATTCCAATACAGTTCACTTTTGACATTGCTATGACTTTATTTCAGAGTGGACAATATCCAGTTCTGTGTCTAAAAAAAAAGGTCGAGCGCAAGTTTCCAGAACATGTTTACAAGAACACACGGGCAGGATATACTTCAGTATCATATAGCAAGATTTTGATAGCCTAAACTATAGTATATGATTTTTTACAATTTCAAAATTATAAATTGGACGTTTTACCATGGAATTTAGGAGACACCCTAATGCCTAAAACCCTGTTTTCTATTTTGCAGGGCGAGGACCACTCTATGGTTGCATTAGAGGCTTCGGGATACATTGCCCAATTATTTAATGGCCTGACTCCTGTCACCTGGAACAAGGAAAGGCTGAACTGTTCATAAACAGATGACCTAGTTAAGTTAAGAAATTAGAGGGATGCGTAAGTATGATCCCTCATTGTGGAGCCTAAGCTATATTTGTGGGGCAGACAATAATTGGCACAGGTCTTTAAATTGTGATTTAATCTAAATTATTTTTGCATAATATTTTCAGAACATATCTTAAGACAGAACTAATTCACTGACCACCATTTTATATTGTCTCCGGGTCGGGTGTGGTGTTGGGGCATCCTCTGGAGATGGAGGGTCGGTAACTTCTGGTAACACGTCATGAAAACATATGTCGACAAGCTGAACACCGTCTTGAAACAAAAGGTGGGTCCAATATCAAATGTCCTCTAAAAGAGGATAAATTAATCAGTTGAAAAGTTCTACATCACCGCAAATCGGATGAATTTTGTTGCCACAACTCACATGTGAAACATGGAACTTCCAAACGCCGTTTTCCTCGTCGGATGCGTTGGCGCAGCATTCCTCGACAGCAGAGTCAAGCGGTGACGAAATCGACTGCAGAGTCAAGCAGGAAGGAAGAAGCGGTCCGTTGGACACACCACATAATCATCAGAGACATGTGACATGTACCTGAGGCTGGCTAATAGATTGAAGGATGATATATTTaatgactgactgatttatttaTATGTGAAggctatgtatttatttattccttTACCATTATAtactaaaataaaataataaaaaaacatgCATCTATTATCATATTGTTTGTATTCATTTACATATTCTGTCATCCATGCATTCATCCATTCAGACTTTCATGCATTCATTTGTTTATGGGCAATATGCAGTTCAAAACAACAGCATAGTTGTCACTCAACCCATATTTTGGTAAATAGTTGAGTGATAAGGTTCGAGAAAAGTAACCACAGTCAGAGAGCTATTGATTCAAGTAATGACCATCCAAGAGTTCAAAATTATAATTTGAACTACATTTTGAAGCTATACCATGTTTGTTTAGATGTACGTTGTTTCAAACAATGTCATAAAAAAGTACATTTTGGGTTCTGTTGAGGTAAGACAGGTGAAcgaagctcatgaggcatttaaaGGTATATATTCTTCAAGAGTCAAtaagcctgtgtatcattaattTAAAAGTCTATATGGGATGTAGCAATCGCAGAAATGTCCCCTTTTGCTAAGCATATTCCAGACGATGAAAAGTATTATCATTAGGATTTAGGTATTTTTCTAATAAACCTACGATAACGTCATCACAACACATTGGCACATAGGTTTATTTATAGGAATATCCTTGCTTGTCTCTCGTAAGGAATAAACAGCCAAATGTTAATGTTAGCCTGATTATTCATCAGTTATTGAATCATCAGTTATTAGCAAGAGTTCAATTCAAATGTATAGACATGAATGGCTTTAAAGACAGAAGATCCAAACAGAACGAGATCATATGAAAtcatcatctctccctccctctcacacacccacacaaacagagagagagagaaacaaacaagcAAATAGCAGTTTGTGATTTAAAAACAAACATTGTAGTAAGCCTACCCTTACTCCATAAAAGTGCCATTAGTTTAATGTTGGTGTTAATAAAGACTTAAAGAGGTCTACTGCATTCATTGTATAGTTAAGGGGTCGACATTCTATCTCTCGCTCTTCTTCTCCCTGTCTTAGAAAAGTTTGAGCTTTCACAAGACCAGCTATGAGTTACTTTCTTTCAGCCTGCCTCCCATGAAGGAACACTCGAAACATGCTGACAGGGAAGTGGAGCACATGGAAAGAGAAATCCGGTCTTGCGGTTCACAAGGCAAAACTTTCCCAAATTAATTCATTTTAACTCTTAATTTAGCGAGATACCCTTTCACTTTTTGTACATCCTATCAATCCTCACTATTTAAATTAATCCGCAGATATGGGATCAAAACACAAACCACATTCTCACTGGAGGAAATTTGCAATTTACTGGCAACAGGTGAGTCAACAATATGCTATCATTTGATATTTGCTTCAGGATACAAAGGATTAATTATTTTCAGGATTATATTTGACTAACAATGATCATCTGCTGCAGATCAGACAACTACAATAAGAATGGCACTTCAGACTGTCACTTGGATGAGCGCCTTCCTTTGCCTTGCGCAAGTTTGCTCCATGCCCATGCCTTGCCAGCTACAAGGACAGCTGGTGCGAATAACCCACAACCTACTGAGAGACAtggtacattttttaaattgctTTTGTCTTGAGAAGTATTATCCAACAATGTTTAACTGAATAGCACAACGTGATTGCGGTGTTTTCTCTAACTTTCAGGGGGGTAATTTTCCTCTGGAGTGCCTGCAGGAGAATGTCTTCGTGGCATTCCCAGCCACCACATTTGCAACCTCCGGTGCGCCACAGGTAAGGGCAAGCGAGTACATCCAAGTGTTCTTTACAGCATTAAAGAGTATTTGCAGCCGTTAGGATAAGAAAGTAGAAAACTTTAAACTGCCATTTATATTATTTGAAATTATTGTTGTTGTCCGTTTCAGTTGAGCAGCAGTGGTGCTATGGCTATTTATGAGACATTGAAGAACATCGACACATTGTTTGGAGCTGACGACCTGCCTACTAAGTGGGATCAACAGAAGTTGGAGAATTTTCAGAATATTGTATACCGCCAGATTGAAGAGAGCAAATGTGTGAGTTACTATGCCAACACAGATAGGTTAACTGTTTAATTGTGGTATTGTGgcgtttttattattattaatcgCCTGCCTTTTTCTTTCTGGCAGATGATGGGCAGTGTGGATACCAGTGATTATCTCATCAGGACAGAAGGACTGAAGACGTACTTTGGGAACATTGCAGCAGTCCTAAAAGAAAAGGTAGACGATAGGTTAAAGACAAATATACACAGTGTTTTGATCATATCTCTACATTTGACAATATTACCCTACATTGCCCTAACAGTTTATTTGCATTTTCACAGAATTTCAGTTACTGCGCCTGGGAAGTGGTTCGAAAAGAGCTCCTGTACAGCCTACAGTTCATTCTGGAACACAACTCTGATAGCCTGCTGTGGGCCAACAGAACATGAATTTGAACTTGCATATCTTTTTTACAGTTGTGTTTGATTTTAATAGCCTACTATTCTACAATCATGTAATGTACAACGTCAAACAgcaatattatttatttatttatgttctTTTTTTATGTATGCCTATTCATTAATTTATTGATTTATCTATTTGAAAACATGTTGCTCTTCATCAAATGTTAAGTTAATACAAACACTTCTATACTTTTAAATATTGTTAATCGGAGTGCTCATTCTGTAGCCAAGTCTGTCGATGTGTGAACATTCATATTTGTATTAAACATGCTCAGAACATATGGATGGCAATACATTTGACTTGATTTTAGGGCTTTCCTTAATGGATTCGTAGGTTAAAGCACTAAATGTATCTTCTCAAAATGTGCTTATATTGaaaattgttttttaaattaagTGTGTTTTAGCATTGGACATGGCGGACCTGTTTTGAACGTTGTACTCAGAGTTCCTATACGAATTCAGTTCCTActatagagatcctattaaatgatTCGAAATCCTAATTCTATGGTTCCAACCCACTCTGTGGAATTGCGATCCACTATCAATAGCGTAATCGGAACAATTTTAGCcgaatagactgaacaggtgcACAGTGATTTCACAAGCAGTGAGGTAAAATGGTCGATCTTTAGCCTTCATTcaacactatcagtctctctatTAATAACATGCATTTTCATTTCAGATGTGTGTTTTACAAACACTGAACAGCCATATGTTTAGATTGCACTGCAATCTGATTAAAAGAGAGTTAACAGACATAATGTGTGAGCAAAATGTGGTCTCTGTGAAATGTAATTTGAAACAACGGATCTTGACAACCCTACACAGAATCTGAAAAGTGTGGTGTGCAATATGCACAATTTCAGCATATTTATATTCAACATGGCCGTCATTTAATAAGACAGAGACCTGCACCATTGTGTTACAGTTATTCGTTTTTCATATTCAATTATTGCCCGCTAAATATCTGCTTACTGTTATCATGAAATGCATGGCTCCCAATGCAATTCTTTACATAGACATGTATGAAAACTGTTCACTTGCATTATATTCACCTGATTAATTTCACAATAGCACATTTAAGAATCACTCACTGAAAATGTGGGCTTATAAAGTGAAGCAAAAGCCTGAACAATGCAACCTTCTTCAACACAAATAATTGTTTTATATCTTCATGGAGCGACACTTGGTTTTATACTTCAACAATGTAGGTATCATATCGAATAAAGATAATAGGTTGTTAATCATTTATAATGTAATGGATGTGCATCTGTCTGACTCTGTTCTGCCTAGACACTGCAGCATCCCATCCGTGCAGGTGGACGCGGTTGGGCAGACTGAACGATCTGAGCATAGATCTGCTCTGAGATATGGTGAGTAATTTAAATTGCAAacaatgtcccccccccccaaaatagcCTAACGACATAATAtttttcagtagctatagttagatagttaactatatagctaggtgtcatcatctaaaataatcCTAATTTATAAAacagttattttttatttatggTGGTctgaccctgggtctcgaccccgccctgtgcaactgggtactggacttcctgaacggccgcccccaggtggtgagggtaggcaacaacatctccaccccgctgatcctcaacactggggccccacaagggtgcgttctgagccctctcctgtactccctgttcacccacgactgcgtggccacgcacgcctccaactcaatcatcaagcttgcggacgacacaacagtggtaggcttgattaacaacaacgacgagacggcctacagggaggaggtgagggccctcggagtgtggtgtcaggaaaataacctcacactcaacgtcaacaaaactaaggagatgattgtggacttcaggaaacagcagagggaacacccccctatccacattgatggaacagtagtggagagggtagcaagttttaagttcctcggcatacacatcacagaaaaacttaattggtccacccacacagacagcatcgtgaagaaggcgcagcagcgcctcttcaagctcaggaggctgaagaaatttggcttgtcaccaaaagcactcacaaacttctacagatgcacaatcgagagcatcctggcgggctgtatcaccgcctagtacggcatctgctccgcccacaaccgcaaggctctccagagggtagtgaggtctgtacaacgcatcaccgggggcaaactatctgccctccaggacacctacaccaccctatgttacaggaaggccataaagatcatcaaggacaacaaccacctgagccactgcctgttctgcctggcgaggtcagtacaggtgcatcaaagctgggaccgagagactgaaaaacagcttctatctcaaggccatcagactgttaaacagccaccactaacattgagtggctgctgccaacacactgactcaactccagccactctaataatgggaattgatgggaaattatgtaaaataaatcactagccactttaaacaatgctacctaatataatgtttacataccttacattattaatctcatatgtatacgtatatactgtactctatatactctactgcatctttatgtaatacatgtatcactagccactttaactatgccactttgtttacatactcatctcatatgtatatactgtactcgataccatctactgcatcttgcctatgccgctctgtaccatcactcattcatatatctttatgtacatattctttatccccttacacttgtgtgtataagacagtagtcttggaattgttagttagattacttgttggttattactgcattgtcggaactagaagcacaagcatttcgctacactcgcattaacatctgctaaccatgtttatgtgacaaatacatttgatttgatttgattttgatttgactttTTACTACGCTATTATATTTGGTTCTGTTATGTAGAAAACGATCATTATGTGATCTTGCAGAAATAGATTCAGCTTTGATCTATCTTTATTAAATGAGCACCATTATCCACAGTAggctagcctgttctctatgAATGGAGAGGAGACTGTGTGGAGTTGGGGTGTCCTGCACATGTGCAGAATCTTCAGGACCTTTAGCTGTTGGGAGGAAAGATCCGTTTTTTACAATTGCCTGTATTTATTTCACATCATTCTTTCAATAATCTCACGAGTAAAATTATAACTAACCAACACTAACACTTTGATGAAATCAATTCACTTTAAGCTGTCACTGTAGGATCAATATTGGTTTGTTCTTTACCTATAGAACACAACTTGAAACTTCAGGAGGAGTAACCCAAGTGGTGGACCGGTTTCAAAGACAGAAAAGTAATTTCTACATTTACGGCTTAATGAGGAAATGATTAAAATAATTTAAATCTTTGTACCATTATTCTAGTTTTAGATGCACATTATGATATCATTATGTAAACTGTAATACTAATTAACTGTCTTCTTTTGGTTTTATTTCAGAGGGTCAAGCAATGGCGACAAGGTTGTCAAGCCAAAACTTGAAACTCTGGGGAGACTTTCTCTTTAACCTCAAAGAGAAACATGCTTTTCTTATGCTATGAGAAAGCTTGTAGAATGTAGACCTTTCCACAATGCTCTgtaatatttatttaaatgttctgactgttctctctagTCTCCTTCTGTCTTTGTACTGGATATTTTGGGGGATTTCAAGGTCTTGATACTGTAATTGTGAATAACATTTATCAAATGCATGTGTCAACAATGAATACGTATGGTTGGTTATATTTTTCACATTGAATGTTCTAGAGTAAAAAATTATATCAATGTAATTGATGTGAAATGGAAAAGTAAAAACAACAAGAAGCATGTATCCTGTTTTTACCAAAGTCATTTGTTTGCATTGCCACTTTTTATGAAACAACATGTTTACACTCTTTCACTCAACCAAATATAGAACCTTCCTCCCTGAACCAAAATTGGGTCCAAATAGAATTTTACATGGTGCCATTTACTAATTATTAGTGCTACTAATAAAACATATTCATAGATAAGgatataataatacatatatataataaAGGACGAAAGAATACCAGCATAGTTTCGAGATTCTATTGTCAATATATGCAAACGTCATCACAAGCAGCCAAAAAGAGtaggtaagtcgctctggataagagcgtctgctaaatgacttaaatgtaaatgtaaatgtaataatctgCCTCTGATAGAGTTACTGACAGACTCTGAGCAAAACAAATAGTGTTTTAACTTAAAAGTAATGTAATTATTAACTATTGAATCACCAAGACATGTTATAAAtaatgtcagacagacagacagacagagcatggAGAAAGTCTTGGCTAAGAGAAAGTGATGAAGGGATCTGAGACCAGCAGTGACACCTAGCCTTATTGgcgggtgcaactcaatattaggaaggtgtaccTAATgatttatacactcagtgtatggtcAAATacgtgttgtctgttcacactgctatgctttatcttggccaggtcgcagttgtacatgagaacttgttctcaactagcctacatggttaaataaaggtgaaataaaaataaataaaaaatatatataatttttcaTTTTTCCTTTGAAAAAAAAAGGACAAAGTGCCAATAAATCATGCTGTCATTGCTCGTCAAAATGACATCACCAGCAGGTAAAAGTTGGATACATCACTGTTGAAATTAAAAGTTGAGAGACGCAGACGTCTCCCTTCCACTTTTCATTTGAAGCGCAACATTGAGGACTTGCCAGACCGCAGCGAAACAATATTTCGGACTAACTTGGTAACAAAACCCACAAAATGTACGTATTATGTGGGTAAATGTCATAAGTGTGGGGTTTATGTCGACTTCGACGATATTGTATTAGCcttatttgtattttgtattttttttttgcgGTTCAGGCGAAGTTAATGGCAATTAAAAGCTCACGTACAGCTCATTCTCGCGAATAGTCTATTTCTAAATAAAATAACCTATATTGTCGTGGTTAAACTACCATTCAACGCTGAGATTTGGTCGTCCAGAAGAAGGACCAGGCATGGAATTCCTTTGCCTGCATGTGCTAGAGTCTGGAAAGTTAAAGTCCCCGCCTCCTGTAGGTTGATCAGGGAAATTCTCCGTACAATTTTCACTTTCCCATCTCCAAATAAAACTCCTTAACAGAGCCAAAATGTTCAAACTCAACTGGAAAACTAAGAGCGAAGCAAACGTCTATTTACAATGTACACAAAAGAGAGCTGGACGTGTATTTTTCTTATTATTTGCAGTATGCAGAGCGTGTGTCATTGCTGTGACTGGATTCGACACCACTACGGCCTCTTGAGCGCAGAATACCTTTCCCTGCTGGACCAGATGGTGAGTTATCAGCACACTGTAAGAGGAGATTGGATGCATGTATTAAGGACAGCAAAACAACCAACCTATCAAAATAGTAATGTGTTTCATGTTTAGCCTTTGTGTTAGAAGACTGTAATCTATATGTGTGTAGCCATAGTAAAAGGGCGCTAGTCTATAATGACAGAGCGATCacgagaggctatatacattaggtCTATACTGTCCTTGCAGTATAAGCTACACTTTCAGACGAGTGACTTAAAATATTATATTCATTGTATTCCAGGGAGGAGACATCACAGAGCAGGAGGCCCCTGTCTTTTTCCCCGAATTACTATACCGACGCATAGATGACGCCAAGGTAAAAACTAGAATTTTGACTTTTCATGTTCTGATATGCTTTAGTATAGCGGTCTTGACCCAACGTTACATTGATGGCATAATTGAAGCCTA
This window contains:
- the LOC118384398 gene encoding interferon beta-like — translated: MALQTVTWMSAFLCLAQVCSMPMPCQLQGQLVRITHNLLRDMGGNFPLECLQENVFVAFPATTFATSGAPQLSSSGAMAIYETLKNIDTLFGADDLPTKWDQQKLENFQNIVYRQIEESKCMMGSVDTSDYLIRTEGLKTYFGNIAAVLKEKNFSYCAWEVVRKELLYSLQFILEHNSDSLLWANRT